A stretch of Besnoitia besnoiti strain Bb-Ger1 chromosome V, whole genome shotgun sequence DNA encodes these proteins:
- a CDS encoding hypothetical protein (encoded by transcript BESB_062930): MWCSPSIRWISYLALTFFVVASSSLFSISSAVPQEAKPYVGTPSQRRGTEGASVQLGGVSSLDLQERESRLGTRAWLSEDEMYVAKDGAAPGDDEGEVGHHRASGPSNPNDDNKLNSSQKKEEPRSMPAGGHPFFLNKSVEDRESHINARSPHLAAEQPSDEGLYSAVEFGETTSPVKTPLAVFSAPHGRARRLELMASDGLGRLATDVSQSRQTHPLSSQGHHFSSADFSDTEGQQNTTEPVDARGEGKQGVLGDPADVVPHSSSTSSFSPHDGRAAADPVEDLPERDVSIRRSLRPKSVAKSSTKPFLLRVTVAIATGLALMLASAVCRAALEDQSGLTTEEEELRSVDSASLKVPEFSFERAVGLKSALKRAPKTPNVASKNMKTVTFKSKTASSRDDSN, translated from the coding sequence ATGTGGTGTTCCCCCTCTATCCGCTGGATTTCATATTTGGCGCTCACCTTTTTTGTCGTCGCCTCCAGTTCCCTGTTTTCAATTTCCTCCGCTGTCCCGCAAGAGGCTAAGCCTTATGTTGGCACACCTTCGCAAAGAAGGGGGACGGAGGGTGCTTCAGTTCAACTGGGCGGTGTTAGCAGCCTCGACCTCCAAGAGAGGGAGTCCAGACTCGGCACACGCGCCTGGTTGAGCGAGGATGAGATGTATGTAGCAAAAGACGGAGCAGCACCAGGGGATGATGAAGGGGAGGTAGGGCACCACAGGGCATCAGGGCCTTCCAATCCAAATGATGACAACAAACTCAATTCTTCTCAAAAGAAGGAAGAGCCGCGTTCGATGCCCGCGGGGGGGCATCCCTTTTTTTTGAACAAAAGCGTCGAGGACAGAGAGTCACACATTAATGCTCGGAGTCCCCACCTCGCAGCAGAGCAACCGTCAGATGAAGGCTTGTACTCAGCGGTTGAGTTTGGAGAGACGACTTCACCAGTAAAAACCCcactcgctgtcttctctgctccACACggacgggcgcggagactcgagCTAATGGCCAGCGACGGCCTGGGGAGACTAGCGACCGATGTGAGCCAGAGTCGGCAGACGCACCCTCTATCTTCACAAGGGCACCACTTCTCGTCCGCAGATTTCTCAGACACGGAGGGTCAGCAAAACACGACCGAACCAGTAGAtgcgaggggggaggggaagcAGGGCGTTCTGGGAGACCCGGCAGACGTCGTGCCACATTCGTCGTCTACGTCGTCATTCAGTCCGCACGACGGTagggccgccgcagacccAGTTGAGGATTTGCCCGAGAGGGATGTCTCCATACGCAGGAGTTTGCGCCCGAAATCGGTGGCGAAGAGCTCCACGAAACCATTCTTATTGCGTGTAACAGTTGCCATTGCCACTGGGTTAGCACTCatgctcgcctccgcagtctgCCGTGCAGCACTTGAGGACCAATCTGGTCTCAcaacggaggaggaggagctaCGCAGCGTCGATTCGGCTTCACTGAAAGTGCCCGAATTCTCGTTTGAGAGGGCAGTTGGCTTGAAAAGCGCTCTGAAGCGTGCCCCTAAGACCCCGAATGTTGCGTCAAAAAACATGAAAACCGTCACTTTCAAGTCGAAGACAGCCTCTAGTAGAGACGACTCGAACTAG